The following proteins come from a genomic window of Enterococcus gilvus ATCC BAA-350:
- a CDS encoding saccharopine dehydrogenase NADP-binding domain-containing protein, translated as MDAILVIGGYGDVGKGAVEELLKITKNPIVIGGRSEKKGAAFLSKIKNPRVTFQKIDIYDESSYVDTLAHISLAVMCLGPKTIDFAAYCLETGIHYVDISASHQIMRALGDLPSAKVLGTGVLGVGICPGLSTLLVKELGATMDEVTQTDISLLLGMGDAYGRDALEWLVDNLVHPFYWTINGTLKKQAPFIERRTIPFKKEGKAQSAYAFNLADQQIVTDTMHQSNVAAFLSLDDSFMLSALHFLATIRFFKLLKHRKLYDFVLKIAGSSALSSKNASSAFSIHVKMKGKKGHQTVLLEKVLHGKNSSEDTGKIAAYTASKVLRKTNKAGVYYLNELFTLQEFSEYYEKESRK; from the coding sequence ATGGATGCAATTCTTGTTATTGGTGGTTATGGTGATGTGGGAAAAGGGGCGGTTGAAGAGCTTCTAAAAATAACGAAAAACCCCATCGTTATCGGTGGGCGAAGTGAGAAAAAAGGGGCCGCGTTTCTTAGCAAGATAAAAAATCCCCGCGTCACTTTTCAAAAAATTGATATTTATGATGAAAGCTCCTATGTAGATACATTAGCCCACATTTCACTTGCGGTGATGTGTTTGGGACCGAAAACTATTGATTTTGCGGCGTATTGTTTGGAAACAGGGATTCATTATGTGGATATTTCTGCTTCCCATCAGATCATGAGAGCCCTCGGAGATTTGCCTTCTGCGAAGGTCCTCGGCACGGGCGTTTTGGGGGTAGGGATCTGCCCGGGCTTGTCGACTTTGTTAGTAAAGGAACTCGGGGCGACGATGGACGAAGTGACGCAGACAGACATTTCTCTTTTGTTGGGGATGGGGGACGCGTATGGCAGGGATGCGCTAGAATGGTTAGTGGATAATTTGGTACATCCTTTTTATTGGACAATCAATGGAACTTTAAAAAAACAAGCGCCGTTTATTGAAAGGCGGACTATTCCTTTTAAAAAAGAGGGGAAAGCCCAATCAGCGTACGCGTTTAATTTAGCCGATCAGCAGATCGTCACGGATACGATGCATCAATCAAATGTCGCAGCATTTCTCAGTTTAGACGATTCATTTATGCTTTCTGCGTTGCACTTTTTGGCGACCATCCGATTCTTTAAGCTTCTGAAGCATCGCAAATTGTACGACTTTGTGTTGAAAATAGCCGGCAGCAGCGCGCTTTCTTCCAAAAATGCCTCAAGTGCTTTTTCGATCCATGTAAAAATGAAGGGAAAAAAGGGCCATCAAACAGTCCTGCTAGAAAAGGTTCTCCATGGGAAAAACAGCTCAGAAGACACGGGAAAAATCGCTGCCTACACAGCTTCTAAAGTGTTGCGGAAGACGAATAAGGCGGGTGTTTATTATTTGAATGAGTTGTTTACTTTACAGGAATTCTCAGAGTATTATGAAAAAGAGAGTCGCAAATAA
- a CDS encoding histidine phosphatase family protein, which produces MNRLKKVVVGMLSIGLLAGCSGGGAATDATDTSADKKADGVTVYFTRHGKTMLNTTGKSQGWSDAPLTPAGIEVAEDVGTGIDKSITFDKVYSSDSGRAIETAEIILDKSGQKAKINKDKRLREFNFGTFEATPGAESVEAIAKRKELTADEYTEKAAKEGGGYNGFIKELSDDLAEIDKENVKENENWPAENYAAVAKRSKEALDDIVDEASENGDDSILVVSHGMTLATLLNELDSSVSADIPMSGLENASISKATYKNGKWKVETVNDMSYAEKGAEK; this is translated from the coding sequence ATGAATCGATTGAAAAAGGTCGTTGTTGGAATGTTGTCGATCGGACTGTTAGCAGGCTGTTCAGGAGGAGGAGCGGCGACGGATGCCACTGATACCTCTGCGGATAAAAAGGCAGACGGGGTGACTGTCTATTTCACTCGTCATGGGAAGACGATGCTGAATACTACAGGGAAATCTCAAGGATGGAGCGACGCACCTTTGACTCCGGCAGGAATCGAGGTGGCAGAGGATGTCGGTACAGGGATCGATAAGAGTATCACATTCGACAAAGTGTACAGCAGTGACAGCGGACGGGCGATCGAGACTGCTGAGATCATCTTAGACAAATCTGGTCAAAAAGCAAAAATCAATAAAGACAAACGCTTGCGTGAATTCAATTTCGGGACCTTTGAGGCTACACCCGGCGCGGAATCGGTCGAAGCGATCGCCAAAAGAAAAGAACTGACGGCGGATGAATACACAGAAAAAGCAGCAAAAGAGGGCGGCGGCTATAATGGATTCATCAAGGAACTGTCAGATGATTTAGCTGAGATCGACAAAGAAAATGTCAAAGAAAACGAGAACTGGCCGGCAGAAAATTACGCGGCTGTCGCAAAACGTTCAAAAGAAGCATTGGATGATATTGTAGATGAAGCGAGTGAAAACGGGGATGATTCGATTCTGGTCGTTTCTCATGGGATGACCTTAGCGACGCTGTTGAACGAATTGGATTCTAGCGTGTCTGCGGATATTCCGATGTCGGGCTTGGAAAATGCAAGTATCTCAAAGGCTACGTATAAAAACGGGAAATGGAAGGTCGAGACCGTCAACGATATGAGCTACGCAGAAAAAGGGGCAGAAAAATAA
- a CDS encoding TetR/AcrR family transcriptional regulator, giving the protein MDRRTIKTRTAIKSAFLAILKEKSINKITISELSEKANIGRGTFYLHYHDLYDLYESIEQDLYAKLVEIFDEFSPYILSENLVALTNEITAYIDKKRELFLLLMGVNGNVLHKIKEIFNEKVLQDECYAEISAYEQLEALFIVSGTIGILEEWLQSGLDMPVAQLSSTLHELLMKFNP; this is encoded by the coding sequence GTGGATCGCAGAACGATAAAAACACGAACAGCGATAAAGAGTGCGTTTTTAGCTATTCTGAAAGAGAAAAGCATCAATAAAATTACGATATCAGAATTATCGGAAAAGGCGAACATCGGACGCGGCACTTTTTATCTGCATTATCATGATCTTTACGACCTGTACGAGAGCATTGAACAAGACCTCTACGCCAAACTCGTGGAAATCTTCGATGAGTTCTCTCCCTACATATTGTCAGAAAACTTAGTGGCATTGACAAATGAAATAACAGCTTACATTGATAAAAAAAGAGAATTGTTTCTATTATTAATGGGCGTCAACGGAAATGTGTTGCATAAAATCAAGGAGATTTTTAACGAGAAGGTTTTACAAGATGAATGCTACGCAGAAATTTCAGCGTATGAACAGCTAGAAGCGCTCTTTATCGTATCGGGGACTATTGGTATTTTAGAAGAATGGCTGCAGTCAGGTTTAGATATGCCAGTGGCGCAACTCTCTAGCACATTGCACGAATTGTTGATGAAATTCAATCCATGA
- a CDS encoding alpha/beta hydrolase family protein — translation MKKTTGVWVAIIVLGCFLLSGCQGAGKEGTKETVEKKNSISKEVTFSSKRGTKIYGTVVTPVEMTEEAYPVVLFSHGFVGSRDGDGAFPKIAEKLAKQNILSLMIDFAGNNDSEEPYTQYTVKTMSDDLDTALAYMKDTYRVDEDNIGLMGHSMGARMTALKLDDQIKAAALWAPAASPGLSGVYDFMGGKDLVESYYREAQKNEFAVFDLYGKEYAIDLSLEFFEGMKESDPLKKINDYKGHLFIAVAQKDPAIQKETTDKAIRAATNVKELSVCTVENADHGFRHIEDEKDESVQTYTVARTADFLIGKLKEK, via the coding sequence ATGAAAAAAACAACGGGCGTTTGGGTAGCAATAATCGTACTTGGCTGTTTTCTGCTAAGTGGTTGTCAAGGTGCTGGTAAAGAAGGGACAAAAGAGACGGTGGAGAAAAAGAATTCAATAAGCAAAGAAGTCACATTTAGCTCAAAAAGAGGAACCAAGATATACGGGACAGTAGTCACACCTGTAGAAATGACAGAAGAAGCCTATCCGGTCGTGCTGTTTTCTCATGGATTCGTCGGATCAAGGGACGGCGACGGTGCCTTCCCAAAGATAGCTGAAAAACTGGCAAAACAAAATATTTTGTCTCTTATGATCGACTTTGCCGGAAACAACGACAGTGAAGAGCCGTACACTCAATATACGGTGAAAACCATGAGTGACGATCTGGATACTGCATTGGCTTATATGAAGGACACGTATCGGGTCGATGAAGACAATATTGGATTGATGGGTCACAGCATGGGGGCTCGAATGACAGCGTTGAAGCTGGATGATCAGATCAAGGCCGCTGCATTATGGGCGCCAGCGGCTTCGCCTGGCCTCAGTGGTGTTTACGATTTTATGGGAGGCAAAGACTTGGTAGAAAGTTATTATCGAGAAGCTCAAAAAAATGAGTTTGCGGTCTTTGATCTGTATGGCAAAGAATATGCAATCGATTTGAGTTTGGAATTTTTTGAAGGAATGAAGGAAAGCGACCCTCTCAAGAAAATCAATGATTACAAGGGGCATTTGTTTATCGCGGTGGCACAAAAAGATCCGGCGATTCAAAAAGAGACGACGGATAAAGCAATCCGTGCAGCTACGAATGTCAAAGAACTGTCTGTATGCACGGTGGAAAATGCGGATCATGGCTTCCGTCATATCGAAGACGAAAAGGACGAAAGTGTACAGACTTATACAGTCGCTCGCACCGCTGATTTTCTGATTGGAAAGTTAAAGGAGAAGTAA
- a CDS encoding Rrf2 family transcriptional regulator translates to MKYSIQMSDTIHILAYIEIFKDTNFLSSEMIAKSVETNAANVRKIMSSLKKEGLIHTQVGKPNPTLAKEPSSITFLEIYRSIEGNTKLIQVDEKTNPNCVVGANIQTALSKEYDLLQKKVEEQMDQITLDTVIHDISALEMAKRPENKAIVERYL, encoded by the coding sequence ATGAAATACTCGATCCAGATGAGTGATACCATCCATATTCTTGCGTACATCGAGATTTTTAAAGATACAAACTTTCTTTCTAGTGAAATGATCGCAAAAAGTGTAGAGACCAACGCTGCGAACGTAAGAAAAATTATGAGCAGCTTAAAAAAAGAGGGGCTGATCCATACGCAAGTAGGAAAACCCAACCCGACACTCGCCAAAGAGCCTAGCAGCATCACCTTTCTTGAAATCTATCGGAGCATTGAAGGAAATACAAAATTGATCCAAGTAGACGAAAAAACAAATCCCAACTGTGTTGTCGGTGCCAATATCCAAACGGCACTTTCGAAAGAATACGACCTCTTACAAAAAAAAGTCGAGGAGCAAATGGACCAAATCACATTAGATACCGTCATTCATGATATTTCCGCGCTGGAGATGGCAAAACGGCCTGAGAACAAGGCGATTGTTGAGAGGTATTTGTAG
- a CDS encoding PTS transporter subunit EIIC: MKYEELARTIVQNVGGKENVNDLGHCMTRLRFKLKDESKAKTEVLKNTDGVVSVVQSGGQYQVVIGNAVGDVYNDINSIYNINEGDNVVEDQKEEKKLSLFDRFIDLVSGVFTPTLGILAATGMIKGLTMVVIALGLLDMNSGTYQILNIIGDCFFYFFPVFLGYTAAQKFKGNVFIGMAIGTAMVYPTLAGIMAEKPLYTLFAGTIIESPVHLTFLGIPVILMSYASSVIPIIIATWIASKVEMQLKKIVPDVVKSFFVPAGTLLIVIPLTFIVIGPIATWASQLFGAGTQALYNLSPVITSAVLAGVMQICTIFGIHWGIVPITLNNLAVLGYDMTIPATTIGIFGQVGAVLAVMVKTKDKKLKALTYPAFISGIFGVTEPAIYGITLPRRKPFILGCVSAVVGGLIVGLMGTKGYSLIAGIFLLPSVIGPNGIDQGFYGLVIGIIVTLVLSFLLVSFFWKDEEPAA; this comes from the coding sequence ATGAAATATGAAGAGTTAGCACGCACGATCGTGCAAAATGTTGGAGGAAAAGAAAATGTAAACGATCTCGGTCATTGTATGACACGTTTGCGTTTCAAACTGAAGGATGAGAGTAAGGCAAAAACAGAGGTTCTAAAGAATACGGACGGTGTGGTCTCCGTGGTTCAAAGCGGTGGACAGTACCAAGTCGTGATCGGGAATGCGGTCGGGGATGTTTATAACGATATCAATAGTATCTATAACATCAATGAAGGGGACAATGTCGTAGAGGATCAGAAAGAAGAGAAGAAGCTCTCGCTTTTTGATCGGTTCATTGATCTGGTTTCAGGAGTCTTTACACCGACACTTGGAATTTTAGCCGCGACAGGGATGATCAAAGGCTTGACTATGGTCGTCATCGCGTTGGGGTTATTGGATATGAATTCTGGTACCTATCAGATCTTAAATATTATTGGTGACTGTTTCTTCTATTTCTTCCCTGTATTCTTGGGGTATACGGCAGCCCAGAAGTTTAAAGGAAATGTCTTTATCGGCATGGCGATCGGGACAGCGATGGTATATCCGACGCTGGCGGGAATCATGGCGGAAAAACCGTTGTACACGTTATTTGCAGGTACGATCATTGAATCTCCAGTGCATTTGACCTTTTTGGGAATTCCCGTTATTTTAATGAGCTACGCTTCTAGCGTGATCCCGATTATCATCGCGACTTGGATCGCGTCAAAAGTAGAGATGCAGTTGAAGAAGATTGTTCCCGATGTGGTGAAGTCCTTCTTTGTTCCTGCGGGTACTTTGTTAATTGTCATTCCATTGACCTTCATCGTCATTGGGCCGATCGCCACATGGGCTTCGCAATTATTCGGCGCTGGAACACAGGCGTTGTATAACTTGAGTCCAGTGATTACATCCGCTGTTTTAGCTGGTGTGATGCAGATTTGTACAATTTTTGGGATTCACTGGGGCATTGTGCCGATCACACTGAATAATTTGGCGGTCTTAGGCTATGATATGACGATTCCTGCCACCACGATTGGGATCTTTGGTCAAGTTGGTGCAGTTTTGGCTGTTATGGTGAAAACAAAGGACAAAAAATTGAAGGCATTGACGTATCCCGCATTTATCTCAGGAATCTTCGGAGTCACTGAACCAGCGATTTATGGGATCACGTTGCCTAGAAGAAAACCATTTATCCTCGGGTGTGTCAGTGCAGTCGTAGGAGGCTTGATTGTTGGATTGATGGGGACAAAGGGGTACTCTCTGATCGCAGGGATCTTCTTGTTGCCAAGTGTAATCGGGCCGAATGGGATCGATCAAGGCTTTTACGGTCTGGTAATCGGGATCATTGTCACGTTAGTGCTTTCGTTCCTATTGGTTTCATTCTTCTGGAAAGATGAAGAACCAGCGGCATAA
- a CDS encoding SDR family oxidoreductase, whose amino-acid sequence MNYLVTGATGGFGGYALDYLSQAVAKENIYALVRSEEKGKALRDAGYNVRIGDYANEQSMNDALQGIDRVLFVSGEPGNRQEEHENVVNAAKQAGVSFIVYTSFPDADHSTSFLSPDHLFTEKALKNSGIQHTFVRNNWYLENELPLIEGALKSGKFVYMAANGKTGWALKREYAEAAVNVLVGNDFPEILELSHAPITYAELAEALKEASGQSFDVVATDEEGFVDNLVEAGFPESVAEVFVAIQKDIEANQLDVVSNDFEDVLGKPLTDRVAAIKELLNV is encoded by the coding sequence ATGAATTATTTAGTAACAGGAGCAACAGGCGGTTTCGGCGGTTATGCGTTGGATTACCTAAGTCAGGCAGTTGCGAAAGAGAATATTTATGCTCTAGTACGTAGCGAGGAAAAAGGAAAAGCGTTGCGGGACGCAGGCTACAACGTTCGCATCGGGGATTACGCCAATGAACAGTCAATGAATGACGCCTTGCAAGGAATTGATCGGGTATTGTTTGTTTCAGGAGAACCTGGGAATAGGCAAGAGGAGCATGAAAATGTAGTCAACGCAGCAAAACAGGCAGGGGTTTCATTTATCGTCTACACTAGTTTTCCTGACGCGGATCATTCAACAAGTTTCTTGTCTCCAGACCATCTCTTTACAGAAAAGGCACTTAAAAATTCAGGCATTCAACATACGTTTGTCAGAAACAATTGGTATTTAGAAAATGAATTGCCGTTGATCGAAGGCGCGTTGAAGTCAGGGAAATTTGTCTACATGGCTGCAAATGGCAAAACTGGCTGGGCGCTGAAGCGTGAATATGCGGAGGCCGCAGTGAATGTGCTGGTAGGAAACGACTTTCCTGAGATTCTGGAATTATCTCACGCACCGATTACGTATGCTGAATTAGCCGAAGCGCTAAAAGAAGCCAGTGGACAATCCTTTGACGTGGTCGCTACGGATGAGGAAGGGTTCGTCGACAACCTCGTAGAAGCTGGATTTCCTGAATCTGTCGCTGAAGTGTTCGTCGCCATTCAAAAAGATATCGAAGCCAACCAATTAGACGTGGTGTCTAATGATTTCGAAGACGTATTAGGCAAGCCTTTGACGGATCGAGTAGCGGCAATAAAAGAATTATTGAACGTGTAA
- a CDS encoding glycoside hydrolase family 1 protein — protein MKSFKENFMWGGSVSSMQAEGAWNTDGKGLTVYDTKKKRTYAQTSSDWENGIDFYHHYKEDIALFAEMGFNTYRFSLSWARVLPDGEGEVNQAGLDFYDRVVNELIAQNIEPIVCLYHFDLPDALAEKYGGWQSRKVLEAYRQYAELMIKHFDKRVRYYIPINEQNVAYTLTSDLLPEDIEPKELARYEAQAQHHSFLASASVKHLVNAFAPHAQVGGMVAFSPFYPESSHPDAILSAQIANRRLTYQTTDVFVNGEYPQDLLHDWEKQGIMPEITAGDKQYLKEGTVDFLPFSYYQSAMAKKGADITVDSFLDSFLDGTQPKNDFLAVSEWGWIIDPKGLRLAAKELFDRYKLPVFTVECGIGVKETLNAKGTVEDDYRIDYLRDHVEQLRLAVTEDGVDLMGFLTWGPIDILSSQGEMKKRYGFIYVNRDETDLKDLKRYKKKSFYWFKQVITSNGDDLWEKATPLEYQSSAKG, from the coding sequence ATGAAGTCATTTAAAGAGAATTTTATGTGGGGCGGCTCAGTGTCGAGTATGCAGGCAGAAGGTGCCTGGAACACGGACGGCAAAGGACTCACAGTATACGATACGAAGAAAAAGAGAACTTATGCGCAGACCTCTTCCGATTGGGAGAATGGCATTGATTTTTACCATCATTACAAGGAAGACATTGCGCTTTTTGCGGAAATGGGATTCAATACGTACCGTTTTTCATTGAGTTGGGCGCGTGTGCTTCCAGATGGCGAGGGCGAGGTAAATCAAGCAGGACTTGATTTTTATGATCGGGTCGTCAATGAATTGATCGCGCAAAACATCGAACCCATTGTCTGTTTGTATCATTTTGATTTGCCGGATGCCTTGGCGGAGAAATATGGCGGCTGGCAGTCGAGAAAGGTCTTAGAGGCTTATCGACAATACGCGGAACTTATGATCAAGCATTTCGATAAAAGAGTACGTTATTATATTCCAATCAATGAGCAAAACGTGGCGTATACACTGACCAGTGATTTACTGCCAGAGGACATCGAACCGAAAGAATTGGCGCGGTATGAGGCGCAAGCACAGCACCATTCGTTCTTGGCTTCTGCCTCGGTCAAGCACCTAGTCAACGCCTTTGCACCTCATGCACAAGTCGGCGGAATGGTCGCATTCTCACCTTTTTATCCTGAGTCGAGTCATCCAGATGCGATTCTAAGTGCACAAATCGCAAATAGAAGATTGACCTATCAAACAACGGATGTCTTCGTAAACGGCGAATACCCGCAGGATCTGCTGCATGACTGGGAAAAGCAAGGAATCATGCCAGAAATTACCGCGGGAGACAAGCAGTACTTAAAAGAAGGAACAGTGGACTTTCTTCCTTTTAGTTACTATCAAAGTGCGATGGCGAAAAAGGGTGCGGACATTACCGTGGATTCTTTTTTGGATTCTTTCCTAGATGGGACACAGCCGAAAAATGACTTTTTAGCGGTGAGCGAGTGGGGCTGGATCATCGATCCGAAAGGCTTACGGCTGGCAGCAAAAGAATTATTCGACCGCTACAAATTACCCGTATTCACCGTAGAGTGCGGCATCGGTGTGAAGGAAACGCTGAATGCTAAAGGAACGGTGGAGGATGATTATCGCATCGACTATCTGCGAGATCACGTGGAGCAGTTGCGTTTAGCGGTGACAGAGGATGGCGTGGATCTGATGGGCTTTCTTACGTGGGGCCCCATCGACATTTTAAGCTCACAGGGAGAAATGAAGAAGCGCTATGGTTTCATTTACGTGAACCGTGACGAAACGGACCTAAAGGATTTGAAACGTTATAAGAAAAAAAGCTTTTATTGGTTCAAGCAGGTAATCACAAGCAACGGTGACGACCTTTGGGAGAAGGCAACGCCGCTAGAATACCAATCATCTGCAAAGGGTTAG
- a CDS encoding PTS sugar transporter subunit IIA, whose translation MFGFGKKEKEIYAPVDGELIQINQVNDPVFSTKAMGEGFAIDPSNGKIFSPIKGTVTSIFPTKHAIGLVDKDGLEVLIHIGIDTVELAGEGFELLVAEGAKVKPSTPLVKVDLDYLAEKGKEATTMIVFPNLKEKKLSIHPGVVEAAATIGTLE comes from the coding sequence ATGTTTGGTTTTGGAAAAAAAGAAAAAGAAATTTATGCCCCAGTGGACGGGGAACTCATTCAGATCAATCAGGTAAATGACCCTGTATTTTCAACAAAAGCAATGGGTGAGGGCTTCGCGATCGACCCATCTAATGGAAAGATTTTTTCACCGATCAAAGGAACGGTCACTTCGATTTTTCCGACAAAGCATGCGATTGGTTTAGTTGATAAGGATGGACTTGAAGTATTGATCCATATTGGGATCGACACCGTGGAGTTAGCAGGGGAAGGATTTGAACTCCTAGTGGCGGAAGGTGCGAAAGTAAAACCAAGTACCCCGCTCGTCAAAGTTGATTTGGACTATCTGGCGGAAAAAGGCAAAGAAGCGACAACGATGATCGTCTTTCCGAATTTAAAGGAGAAGAAATTGAGTATCCATCCAGGAGTTGTCGAAGCTGCAGCGACAATCGGTACATTGGAATAG
- a CDS encoding MurR/RpiR family transcriptional regulator, producing the protein MQNIEEAITIHYTKMFKTDKKIFEQIMADPAQYVGLSIHDMADRFDVSSPTILRAIKKIGYSGYPEFKLALESFVTDKNQEKPVIKNSLFHEVINTYERSFSKLRELDFEKDIIEVVEWMQDSQDVKCVGFDNTGLAAQQLVYSLYSQGVFYEAISTETQMHYLSQTARKDWVYIIFSVTGMDIYSELVDAVTEVGAKTVLITMNKDAEIAKKVSKTFVLPAASTFLRDDGSLRQLDVRFELFLFSEVISYYFNWVGDQREQAVPS; encoded by the coding sequence ATGCAAAATATTGAAGAAGCCATTACGATCCATTACACAAAAATGTTTAAAACGGATAAAAAAATTTTTGAACAAATCATGGCAGACCCTGCGCAATATGTCGGACTATCGATCCACGACATGGCAGATCGGTTTGATGTGAGTTCTCCAACGATCCTGCGGGCAATCAAAAAAATCGGCTATAGCGGATACCCAGAGTTCAAACTGGCGTTAGAGTCCTTTGTGACAGATAAAAATCAAGAAAAGCCTGTCATTAAAAACTCTCTGTTTCATGAAGTGATCAATACGTATGAACGCTCGTTTTCAAAATTAAGAGAATTAGACTTTGAAAAGGACATCATCGAAGTTGTTGAATGGATGCAAGATTCACAAGACGTGAAGTGTGTTGGCTTTGACAATACAGGACTTGCGGCACAGCAGCTCGTATATTCCCTGTACTCTCAAGGGGTCTTTTATGAGGCGATCTCGACAGAAACACAGATGCATTATCTAAGTCAGACGGCCAGAAAAGACTGGGTCTACATTATTTTCTCTGTAACCGGTATGGACATTTACAGCGAATTGGTGGATGCCGTCACCGAAGTAGGAGCAAAAACCGTGCTGATCACTATGAACAAAGATGCCGAGATCGCAAAAAAAGTCTCCAAAACTTTTGTTTTGCCCGCGGCGTCGACCTTTTTACGAGACGACGGTTCTTTACGACAATTGGATGTTCGTTTTGAACTGTTTCTGTTTTCAGAAGTTATTTCCTACTATTTTAATTGGGTGGGAGACCAGCGCGAACAAGCCGTTCCCTCTTAA
- a CDS encoding sialate O-acetylesterase, whose translation MLQLNPLLKDQVVFQAEKSHLINGKTTPNTSVELKMGELTLEVRSDSDGEFVFLVPSQSYGVTENLRIASDGETRELVLQYGDVFLFAGQSNMEYPMAQEDHFIEEQQALTDEKSIFFYVVPMPEFELNIEEETEADWTRLTADTLGGLSAVAYYAMKEHQNNHPDRIIGAVICSKGGTSASCWISEEDLAKSPTLNEQILVPFIEETKGKEKAAFDAEFAEYLATYQQYIEKRTLWAEEHPELTLGQIKEQIGHSPWPPPANPYLFNRPGGLYQKMFKRIVPFTFSAVIWYQGEEDTAIAPLYEELLDQLITRWRKDLQTPVPFYILQLPLYADDPQHDWASVRAAQEQARQKYEATFLVTSLDCGEVEDIHPTEKSILGQRVGEILDAIHYPSAPVAKIASWTSDTLVIEVEEAASLKLLDVQTIEVDVPIICQTIEENRLIIETTKSSRTVQYGWENVPAVSLFNEVGYPVAPFKFEKQKGEE comes from the coding sequence ATGTTACAACTTAATCCATTACTGAAAGATCAAGTGGTTTTTCAGGCAGAAAAAAGTCATTTGATTAATGGGAAAACCACACCAAATACTTCTGTGGAGCTCAAAATGGGAGAATTGACGTTAGAGGTGCGGAGTGACTCAGATGGGGAATTTGTCTTTCTTGTTCCATCACAATCCTACGGGGTCACTGAGAACCTGCGCATTGCTTCGGATGGCGAAACTAGAGAACTAGTCCTTCAATACGGCGATGTTTTTCTCTTTGCGGGTCAATCCAATATGGAATACCCGATGGCTCAGGAAGACCACTTTATCGAGGAACAGCAGGCTCTCACCGATGAAAAGTCGATTTTTTTCTACGTGGTTCCTATGCCAGAATTTGAGTTAAATATTGAAGAAGAGACAGAGGCAGATTGGACGCGGCTAACGGCGGACACTCTTGGAGGCTTATCGGCTGTTGCCTACTATGCCATGAAGGAGCACCAAAACAATCATCCCGATCGTATTATTGGCGCCGTGATTTGCAGCAAGGGCGGGACCAGCGCTAGCTGCTGGATCAGCGAGGAAGATTTGGCAAAAAGCCCCACCCTGAATGAGCAGATTTTAGTTCCCTTTATAGAAGAAACAAAAGGAAAAGAAAAAGCAGCATTTGATGCGGAGTTCGCGGAGTATTTAGCGACGTACCAGCAATATATTGAAAAGAGAACGCTGTGGGCAGAGGAGCATCCTGAGCTGACATTAGGTCAGATCAAAGAACAGATAGGTCACTCGCCTTGGCCGCCCCCTGCAAATCCATATTTGTTCAATCGTCCTGGAGGATTGTATCAGAAAATGTTCAAACGAATCGTTCCGTTCACTTTTTCTGCGGTCATCTGGTATCAAGGGGAGGAGGATACAGCAATCGCCCCACTTTATGAGGAATTATTGGATCAGTTGATTACTCGTTGGCGAAAAGATCTACAGACACCTGTGCCATTTTATATCCTTCAATTGCCCCTTTATGCGGATGACCCGCAACATGATTGGGCAAGTGTCCGCGCAGCTCAAGAACAAGCGAGACAAAAATACGAGGCAACGTTCTTAGTCACAAGTCTGGATTGCGGCGAAGTAGAGGACATCCATCCAACGGAGAAGTCGATCCTTGGACAGCGCGTTGGGGAAATCTTGGACGCCATTCATTATCCCAGCGCCCCTGTAGCAAAAATAGCCAGTTGGACGAGTGACACACTTGTGATCGAAGTGGAGGAAGCGGCCTCTTTGAAGTTGCTGGATGTTCAAACCATTGAAGTAGATGTCCCAATAATTTGTCAAACGATCGAAGAAAATAGACTTATCATTGAGACCACAAAAAGCAGTCGAACCGTCCAATATGGATGGGAAAATGTACCTGCTGTCTCGTTATTTAATGAGGTTGGTTATCCGGTCGCACCATTCAAATTTGAGAAGCAAAAAGGAGAAGAATAA